The proteins below come from a single Acidobacteriota bacterium genomic window:
- a CDS encoding MaoC family dehydratase: MNYGRYFEEFTVGALYKHWPGRTITEHDDTWFSLMTMNQHPLHIDAHYAAGTQHGQRLVNGTLVFSLAVGMSVADVSGKCIANLEYEHIKHVGPTFHGDTIYAETEVLDKIESRSKPDRGVVYVETRARNQRGEIVLVLRRRVLVPKTPLDQA; the protein is encoded by the coding sequence ATGAACTACGGCAGATACTTTGAAGAATTCACCGTCGGCGCGCTCTACAAACATTGGCCAGGCCGCACGATCACTGAACACGATGACACGTGGTTCAGCCTGATGACGATGAATCAGCATCCGTTGCACATTGACGCGCATTACGCGGCGGGCACGCAGCACGGGCAGCGGCTGGTCAACGGCACGCTCGTCTTCAGTCTCGCCGTGGGCATGTCGGTCGCCGATGTGAGCGGCAAATGCATCGCCAATTTGGAATACGAACACATTAAACACGTCGGGCCGACGTTCCACGGCGATACGATCTACGCCGAGACCGAAGTGCTCGACAAAATCGAATCACGAAGCAAACCGGATCGCGGCGTCGTTTACGTCGAGACGCGCGCGCGCAATCAACGCGGCGAAATCGTGCTCGTC